The genomic segment ATAAAACAACCATTTAGATCAGTTTCAAGggaataaattattgaaaaaaccaCTTCCATTGATTCATTGCATATTGAGAAAAGCTGAACCAAGATCAACTTATATATAAGAACATGGTCTCAAAACCCTTTTGATCACCACTCCAAGACGGAAAATCATCTACACAAAAACTACATGACTTGATTACAAGATTCCCCAACAAAAACTAGTTTCCAGTAGTGTAATTACATCCTTTAAGCATAAGAGGGCTTAAAGCTTGTTCCAAAAGCTCACTGAAAGAAGCACATTCACTCGTGTAGTTCCACGCCGGCTTTTGAGAAGTGATGCTTCAGACCAAGATGAACAAGCCACCAACCAtcgaattttttataatattatataaaaggatGGTGATGGTTCAGTAGTTACAACTGCAAGTCTAAAACTCCATAAGGTTCCTCTCGAGCTAGGTAGCATCATAGATCATCTGAAAAAATGGAACGAGCAAAGTTAGAACCTCGGATACTTTCTGCCCGGAATTTGAACGGCATTAAAGAAGCACCAGGGAAATGTTCCAAGTTAGAAACACTAAACTAGCGTACATGGATAAAATTGTCAGGTCATAAGTGAGCAGGGCATGGAATAGATTAATTCATGCACGGCATCCATACCTTTGCCTGATTTGAAATTATTCGTTCCTGTCCAGCTCTTGAAAATACTTATAGCTCTCCGTTCCAAGTTCAAATGCTGTCCAAGACTCCTATGCAGGCACCCAACAAGAGGAAGCATAAATAATTCGACCCTTCCAACCCTGCAGCATCCAGTCGTTGTCTTCATCAATTACAAAATCCTTGTGGTAATAGGTCTTCAACTTACCCCTAAACTTTGTCATGAGCTTCTGGTCCAATGGTAGAGTCTTGAACCCTGCCCTCACAGTCCGGGCCTGCCATTGCTTGTATGTCTCAGGCCTCTCGACCCTTTCTTGACCCTCACATGCTACCACATTCATTGCATCCCGGCCATAAAGTTCTCCCTCAAACATTATCCTCGCTTGATCTTCCCGTGGTAAAGTAGAATCAAACATGTCGAATAGTGAGGAGAAGTGGAATAGTGCCTCCCGAAACCGTGTGAGGAAGAAGGGAGCATTGTATGATCCATTCATAATAGTATGAACAAAAATATCAGGATTCATCTTCCGAATTAAGTTAAGAATAGCATTCTTTGGGCAGTCCACTTCAACTGTCTCATCAAATAGATTCTTAAACCGACATTGACAATGCACAGCAAGCACCTCATTTCTATTAATCTTGAGGTCCTCAATTGGGATTCTTTCCCAGTTTTGTGCGGCAATGGGATTGTATTCAAATGGAACCTTAAAGCGCTCACAATACTTTGCCAAGCGACGTCCTGTCTCCTCAATTCTTTCTGACGGCCTGAAACCATGTTGGGGCAACTCTATTCCTGTAAGGCGTAGCTTCGGAGGGCCATTAGGGAGGAGAGAGAGTTGCTGGATAAGAATTGGCCATTGAAAACCATAGAGGACACCAAAATCTACTATATGGAGAGTAGTTGCTTTCTCAGCAGCTTGCAAAATCATGCTGAttgcaaagaaaattgaaaatttcttaAAGGGGCAGGCTTGAAGATTGGTTTTGTAAGCTTTCAGCATATCAGCAGCTGTTGTCCTCTTTGAAGCAAGATGGGTGAAAAAACTTCGGGTTCCGTCGCCACTGCCAGCCAAGCGTGCCTCAAGACCATTGGCGAAGAAATGAGCCAACCTCTGTGTCCCATCACCAAATTGTGAAGAGTGCTGCCTAATCTGTTTCAGTAGCTCATTAGCAGTCCTGAAATCATTGGCAGAGACAGCTTGGGCACAGAGGATCAGGAGAGTCCTCAGATCCACGGTTTCCTTCTTTTTGTTCTGCCTTTTAGCACGGGTTTTCCCACCACTGGATCCATTTGATTGTTCATCTGGCTGCGAGTTCTTGCTTGCTACATCCTGAACAGCATCATCGCCACAGCATTGTCCCCCAGTCCAAAGCAATACCTTATCAAACATCTCCGATAGCTCACTCTCTTCCACATGCACCGCAGACTGCTTACTACGCCTTCCTTCTTCTAAATCTGGATCCTCTCGCTCATGATTCTTCCTACCCCTCGACCCATCAGGCGAGCTATCCCTCTCAGAATTCTCCTCCTTCACCACCACTATAGGAGCATCTTCCTTTTGCCCTGAGGAAACTGCATTTGTCTCCAAATCAATTACCAGTTGACTGGCAATAGGAAGGAACTTGCTTGCTTCCTCTAACCCTCTCTTGAACTGCAACACAGATTCCGCATCGCTAAACATATTCTGCACCATCTCACCTGCAGAAGAACCCATAAGGCCATCCCCTGTGTCGGTGAAACCATTTGACTGATTCCCTGTAAATTGCACATTGGGCTGAAAATTGGACTGGAGATGGTTATCATCGGGAAGAGGGGTTCTAGAAAAAGATGGATTCATCCCTCCCACATCACCACCAACCCACTGAGTTTCTTTAGCAGAATCAATAGTACCACTGGTAGTGCCTGTGCTTGTGCTCTTGCTGGTATTATCACCACAATTACTTCCACTTGCCAAAAAAATACTGTCAGGGCTCTCAAGGTTGACATAAGACTCGGGCGAATCGAGGGAGGAAGGATACTGCTCACCTAGTACATCATACAATGACTTCTCAGTGGTGCTTAGAGCGAAGTGATCATGAAACATGTGTGGCTGATCCTCCATGTTCTCTTCCATAAGCATCTGGCTTATGTACTTGAGAAGCGGGTCAGAGGAATCACTATCCTCAGAAGCAGAGGAGGCTTCTGCCTCGGGACTCCAAGCCGATGAGGAACCAAGGGCCTTTCCATCCGGGCTCAAACTCATCGAGGGGACAAATGACTCTACCCCTGGACTCGAGTTAAAGGATAGACCAAAAGTATCAGGATCTGTATCAGGGGGGTCGAAAGGAAGATTCATGAAGCTAAGATCAGGAGAAGGGATATTGAATTCAAGTCCGTACTCGATATTTGGGTATTGTTCTGAATTTGGGAGCATGATCGTTTCATCAAATTTGGAATCATTTTGGAAACGATCATGGAGTCCTGTGTAATTTTGATCCATGATCACCAATCTATCTATCCCTCAAAATCctacaaacaaaaaagaaaaggtcaaaCCTACAAAGTTCAGGTCTAAACTTAAAAGTCCTTAATTTCTACTTAAAGCATTAGCCTACACGAACTCGAGAAAATAGCAAATGGAAACTGATTAAGTAAAGCTAAAACACTCACGAAAAGATACAGATATCAAATGATTAAAGAAGCTAAAGCAAGCAAGAAAGATTATTTCACCTTAGATATCCATAAATATTTGTAAGGGAGCGAATTGATAAAAGGAAAGGTAAAAGTAGCCACGAGTGGAACCGCGTAACTAGTAAAAGGAAGACTTGATTAGTAGTGCATGTACCTTGGAACGAAGAGACAGCTAGGGAAGGAAGGAAGAGGAGAAAAGGGTTCTCGAAATTCAAGTGATCAGGTGGTGGGTTTGGGTTTATATAAGCTGAGATGCgagaagagaaaggaaaggaaatctTGGTTTTTTGCACTCACCGTCGTCAAAGGAACCTTCATGGAAATCGGAAATTTTATAAAGTGAAGAGAGACGGAGTTTGAGGATTGCCATGTTGTGACGGTTGATATTTATGCTTTACTGGTTATAACCGGTTTGGTCAAAATTGCCTTGCTTTGCTTTCTTTCTGTAAACCCTTCGTCAACTCCGTCCAGTAGGGAATTGGGTCTCGGGACCACGTGCATATATGTGGGCCCTGTCCAATTATGTGAGAGTGACCCATTGCTGTCAAATGTGGGGTCCAGTGATATAGATGGCTGGTTACCATTGGAGCACTGAGTCatgagcaatttttttttatccaaatccCACAACATTAGCTTCAAACAACTAGTTACGTGGACATGtactattaaaattattttaaaatagaaataggCGGTGATTCAGTTGTATGAGtttgggatcaaaagttttgtgttttttgttgtctcagattcgagccctgtggttgctcatatgatggtcactgaaggcttacatgatcgttaacttcagggcctgtgggattagtcgaggtgcgcgcaaactggccagaacacccacgttaaactaaaaaaaatatattttaagataggatttgattttgattaaaaagtaaattaatttgataattcattactactgaaaaaataaaagaaatttttttttaatatcataaattcaaTCTTGCAGTTCACTAAATTGACTATCACTATAAAAATGAGAGGGCGCTTGAACTCCTATAGAAATTGTACATTTTTAAGttcagatatatttaaaatgttttttacaaatataaaatgtttattattacTAAATCAGTTGAATTACATTGTTCATATTATCTTGATTTACAGTATGCGTGAGATGGCATGGCCacctataattatttttttacctaataAATTAGTTACGATAATGATTggttgatataatttttatttttatttttagatgttttttaagagtatttttagttttaaaaaattaaattcatattttttaaatattttaatgtattaatataaaaaaatataaaaaatattttataccactatctaaaacaacctttaaaaacaaatgtaacGGATTGTTAATGACGTTACGTAAAATACAAAgctgaatagttttttttattattataaataaggggtttgaattagatttttttttttaataaaaaattaagcttcGGCTCAATGGAACCGCCATCGAATTGTAAAAACGAGCATGTGGTCAAATGCGTTAGGAGCACAAAAATCTCATGAAACTCGTATCCGAGAATATTCTCCACTAGTGCGGACGagaatttagatttaatttgataaaggccatttgaaataataaaaacaaaaaagtctaCAGCTAAAGAACAAATAGTAGCTCGTGGCCCGAGAGTAAATTATGATGGCTCAGGAATGCagtaacttttaatttatttatttttgtctgttttaagagtatatttttaaaaaaattatcaatttaatatttttttaattttaatatattaatatcaaaaataaaataattttatttaaggaaaaagatatttttgaaaagtaccatacagttttttttcatataatattgtGGGGTTACGATCACTAAATTAAATGGGAATCAAAGAGTTGTATAGAAAATGATATCTTGACGAGACTTGCAATAAGAAACTAATTTGGTATCATCTAGATCTGTTGAATTCTTCACAAAACAACATTTGATGGGAGACCAGTTTTTAAGGAAACAGTACTTTCAAGAAGTCAGCTTTGATGGAGTCTAGCCAGCCAAAACCACCGGTGAGCTAAAGCCACCAGCCTTGCAAGCTAGCTTGCGGCCCAAGTCCATGCACCTCCTTATTTTAATTCACGGTCAACAAAAACTTGAGAAGCAAGTCTTTCCATCCCTTGGTAccagattaaattaattaccgaAACACTGGCTTACACTGCAATTAAATTAATCTTGTTTTGTTGCTGCGTTTTATATGGTTGTTGTCATCttgtttgattattatatatctaTTTCTTTGTCCAGACTCCAGAATTTTCTCCTGATTAGTTTGAAATTTAATAATCTTGAAAAACATAACATagtaaaagtaaacaaaaactaaaattaactaagaaaattaATTGGAATAGCAAAAACATCTTTTTGATCTAATTCGAATGCGAATCATACCTTATGTTTAGTTGATTTCCTATAAAACTTGGTTTGTAGAATCTCTTGATTTATATCTCAACTAATTATGTTCCCTTGATTTCTTATAAAACTTAATTGGTAGAATCTCATAATcaaatttgagcttaatttagCAGTCaaatctaatattttaattgtttttgttagtaTATGCGATTAACATATCAAGGTTTCTTTACAGACTTTATCTTATCTACATAGTAGAGGTGtcataaatataatttgataggGTTTGAGCTCATAATTATATTCAACCCAACCCAACTTCTTTGAAAGAGGTTaataacctatatatatatatatatatatatatatatatatatatatatataactgatTTCtagttaggaaaaaaaacatatttaaaaaaaaaataagtcttaACCGAGTTTTACCGGGTTTTTACTTATTCTAGTTTTTTACCTTACCCGGATCAGTCCGgtccaggtttaataactttgagtTTTTATACTTGCACTACTATTAAATTCTAATCACAtatcccccccccccaaaataaaaaaaataaaaaat from the Populus nigra chromosome 1, ddPopNigr1.1, whole genome shotgun sequence genome contains:
- the LOC133706343 gene encoding scarecrow-like protein 33; this translates as MDQNYTGLHDRFQNDSKFDETIMLPNSEQYPNIEYGLEFNIPSPDLSFMNLPFDPPDTDPDTFGLSFNSSPGVESFVPSMSLSPDGKALGSSSAWSPEAEASSASEDSDSSDPLLKYISQMLMEENMEDQPHMFHDHFALSTTEKSLYDVLGEQYPSSLDSPESYVNLESPDSIFLASGSNCGDNTSKSTSTGTTSGTIDSAKETQWVGGDVGGMNPSFSRTPLPDDNHLQSNFQPNVQFTGNQSNGFTDTGDGLMGSSAGEMVQNMFSDAESVLQFKRGLEEASKFLPIASQLVIDLETNAVSSGQKEDAPIVVVKEENSERDSSPDGSRGRKNHEREDPDLEEGRRSKQSAVHVEESELSEMFDKVLLWTGGQCCGDDAVQDVASKNSQPDEQSNGSSGGKTRAKRQNKKKETVDLRTLLILCAQAVSANDFRTANELLKQIRQHSSQFGDGTQRLAHFFANGLEARLAGSGDGTRSFFTHLASKRTTAADMLKAYKTNLQACPFKKFSIFFAISMILQAAEKATTLHIVDFGVLYGFQWPILIQQLSLLPNGPPKLRLTGIELPQHGFRPSERIEETGRRLAKYCERFKVPFEYNPIAAQNWERIPIEDLKINRNEVLAVHCQCRFKNLFDETVEVDCPKNAILNLIRKMNPDIFVHTIMNGSYNAPFFLTRFREALFHFSSLFDMFDSTLPREDQARIMFEGELYGRDAMNVVACEGQERVERPETYKQWQARTVRAGFKTLPLDQKLMTKFRGKLKTYYHKDFVIDEDNDWMLQGWKGRIIYASSCWVPA